ACGGAGAGACGGGGAGGTCCGGGTTCCTCATCCACACGAACCACTTCCTACATCCGGATCTGCTCGACGGTGCACTCGAGCTGCGCCCCGATTCGACCTCGCAGGAGCGTTACCGTCACCTCGCCGAGGCGGTCGTGCGCTTCGAAGCCGAACGTGCGCTGGCGAGCGGCGGAGAGGCTCCGGCTGATGGTGCCGCTGAGTCCGACAGCGTCGCCTTGACTGACGGTGCCGTCTCGACCGACGGCGCGAAGAACTCGCCGGTCACGGTCGGAGATCTCACGAAGCTGCTGACGACGGGCCCGGGAGAGGCTCCCGTATGCTGCACTCCGGCGCCCGGTGCCGCCTACGGAGATCGTTCGGCGACCCTGGTGAGCGTGCGCATCGACCCTGCGCGCAGGCAGATCGACCTCGCTCCCGGCTCACCGGCCGACGGTCTGCACGGAAACCGCCGCTTCCAGCTCTGAACCGGCGGCGGTCCCACACGGGGTCGAGTCAGTCGGAACTCTCGGTCGCCTCGGCGGCTTCCTGCTCGCGCATCTCGATGACAGCGTCGAGGGCGGAGGCGATCGCATCGTCGTTCTCCAGCGCGGCCTGGATGAGGCGCCACGGCACGAGGTCGAGGTTCTGATCGCCGATGACGAAGCGGATGAACGGCTGCCTGCTGCGCGGGTCGTCGGCTTCGAGTTCGGCGCCGTAGCGCCACTGGCCGAAGGCGATGCGGCGCACCGTCTCACCGATGAAGCGCATGGCACCGGCGGTGTAGGGAGTCTCGTCCTCGGCGATCATGTCGTCGGGGCCGTCGTAGCGGACTGCGACCTGCTTGCCCAGGCGCGCGAGGCTCTCTCGGTCGAAGCCCCACGAGCTCGGATCGGCCTGCTCCTGAGTCCAGGCGGCGATGCCCGGTTCGACAGTGCCGATGAAGCGGGTGAGGAATTCGACCTCCTCCTCGCTCGAATTCTCGGCGTTGAGCACGCCGAGTGAGAGCCCCGTACATTTGCGTCTGGGCTGCCCGTCCCCGCCGAGGAGTTCCCTGGCCTTCTCGAGCACCGCGGTGAAGACCTCGGCGCTGCGCTGATCGACAGCGGCCAGCACGATGCCCACCAGCGGAATCGGCTCACCGGCGGCCGGACCGTCGGCGTTGTCGGGGCGGATGAATGGCATCCCGTTGCCCGTCGACTCGTCGTGGTCCCAGACCCCGCCGATCGCGCGCAGATAGGTTTCGCCGAGGTAGCGGATGAGTCCTTCGAAGAAGCGACGGTGCTCCGGTTTGAGGATCTCTTCGGTGCTCGGGAACTTCGAGAGCACGAAGAGTTCGAGCATCGGCAGTGACTTCGGCCCGAAGTCCTTCGGGAACTTCACGGCCTCCCCGTCCTCGGTCTCGAAGGTTTCGGGGAGGTCAGCGAGGACGAACGCGCCGAGGCGGACGTCCATGTTGTTGATGAAAGCGGAGAATTCGCGCTGGAGTTCGTTCACGGGCACAACCTTAGTGCCTCGAAGTGCTTCGTCGGGTCCGTTCAGTCCTGGTGTTCGGGGCAGAAGTCGATGAGGTGCATGAGGACTTCGACGATGAGGGCCGGGTCGATATCGACATGCTCATCCATCGCCTTGCCGGCCGCTGCCGACAGCGCGATCCGGTTGAATACGGAGATGATGACGGTGAGGAAGTCGTCGATCGGCTGCTTCGTCGTGGCTCCGACGATGTCGAGGGCCGTGGTGACCAAGGCGGCCAGACGCTCGAACTGGGAGTTGTTGAGTTCGACATAGCGGGCGTGGAGATGGGGCACCCGGAGGCAGTAGAGTTCGATCTCCTGCTCGGTGATGGTCTCGGCGACGGTCTGCTTCTTCTCATTGAAGACATCGTCGATGAACGTCGTCATCAGCGTCTTGATCTCCGGGACCTCGGTCGTCGCGGTCAGCTGCTCGGTCCACCGTCGGATCGTGGCATCAAGCCGGTCGAGGTTCTCCGAGGTCCGCATCTCGATGATCGCGAGCACCAGGTCGTCACGGCTGGAGAAGTTCGAGTAGAACGCCCCGCGGGTCAGCCCTCCGGCCTCGCAGATCTCCTCGATCGAGGCGCCGTCGATGCCGCGCACGGCGAAGACCGAGATGCCGGCCTGAACGAGGGTGGATCGGGTCTGGCGTCTGCGCGGGCTGAGTTCGTCTGTGTTCATCGTCATTTCGTCGCGGTGGTGTCGGCGATGGCCAAGGTGGTGCCGGCGGCTGAGCATCTCATGAGAATCCTCGCTCAACCTGGGATCCATTTGCATGGAGGGTGGGTATTGCACAACAATACAATACTGTATCCAATACATTTTTGTATCGAGGTTTTCGTGTCAACTTTCCTCTACGCTCTGGGCCGTCGTGCCTATCGGACCCCGTGGCGATTCATCGCCGCGTGGCTGCTGATCTTCGCGCTCGTCGGTGCCGGAGTCGCCGCCTTCGCCAAAGACTTCGACAACGACTTCACACTCCCGGGTTCGGAGGCGCAGACCGCTCTCGACTCGATGAAGGCGACGTTCCCCGAAGCCGCCGGGGTCTCCGCCTCGGTGATCGTCGTCGCCGACGACGGCGATTCGGTCGAGGACGAGAAGTACAAGGACGCGATCGAAGACGAGATCGAGCGGATCGAGGATCTCCCCCACGTCGACACGGTGACCTCCCCGTATTCCGACCTCGTCGAAGGGGCCATCAGCAAGGACGAGTCGGCGGCGATGATCTCCGTCCAATACGACGGCACTCAGCAGGACGTCGGGGAGGACGCCGGCGACGACCTCATCGAGGCCCTCGACCCGCTGCGTGATGCCCTGCCCGGCGCGCAGGTCGAAGGCGGCGGTGAGCTCTTCCAGATCACCGGTGTCGAGATCTCCTGGGTCGAAGGCATCGGCGTCGTCATCGCCTTCATCGTCCTCCTGCTCACCCTCGGTTCCTTCCGCGCCGCGGGAATGCCGCTGATCACTGCGCTCATCGGCGTTGGCATCTCCGTGCTGCTCATCGTCGGCGGCACCGCATTCGCGACGATCAACTCCTCCTCGATCATGCTCGCGCTCATGCTCGGCCTGGCCGTGGGCATCGACTACGCACTCTTCATCGTCTCCCGCGCCCGCGACCTCCTCGCCGAAGGCCATGACCCCATCGAGGCGGCTGGACGTGCCGTCGCAACGGCCGGGTCCGCCGTCGTCTTCGCAGGCATGACCGTGATGATCGCGCTCCTCGGCCTGTCCCTGGCCGGAATCCCCTTCCTCACGATCATGGGCATCGGCGCTTCCGGCTCCGTTGCCGTGGCCGTGATGATCTCCCTGACGATGGTCCCCGCCCTGCTGGGACTCGTGAAGTCCAAGATCACCCCGAAGCCGACGAAGCGCTACCGGAAGGCCTACGCCGCGGCCGCTCAGCGGGAGACGACGGGCACGACCGCCTCGGCGAAGGGAACATCGACCGGCACCGAGGCAGGCGACGGTTCCACAGGAACCCCCACTGAGGGGACCGACCCGGCACTGCGGGAGAGGATCGCCGATGAGGCGCGCGCCGAGGGCGGCGATCCGTACCCGCCGACGATCATGAACAAGTTCTTCGCCGGGTGGCTCAAAGTCGTCACGAAGATCCCGCTGCTGACGATCGTCGTCATCGTGGGCGGCCTCGCGCTCTTCGCGATCCCCGCTGCCCAACTCCAACTGTCCCTGCC
Above is a window of Brevibacterium siliguriense DNA encoding:
- a CDS encoding TetR/AcrR family transcriptional regulator, which codes for MTMNTDELSPRRRQTRSTLVQAGISVFAVRGIDGASIEEICEAGGLTRGAFYSNFSSRDDLVLAIIEMRTSENLDRLDATIRRWTEQLTATTEVPEIKTLMTTFIDDVFNEKKQTVAETITEQEIELYCLRVPHLHARYVELNNSQFERLAALVTTALDIVGATTKQPIDDFLTVIISVFNRIALSAAAGKAMDEHVDIDPALIVEVLMHLIDFCPEHQD